The genomic region TGTGGAGGTAGCTTAAGCCGCGTGTGACTCCGATTGCTATCTTCATCCTTGTCGGCCAATCAATCACTATTTCCGGCCCACGAGCTGCATAGATTGACAAACATTAATACCATAATCAATGGTTGAATTTAAAATGGAATGTTACTTTGAAGATAAATGATTAATCTTCTGAGATCCTCCTAAACTAACATCTTCATTCacattaaccaataataaacaaaaACTCAATTTGGTAAGATGTTCTAATTAGTTACTACTACTTACCATGAAGGAATGATGCTAAGCTTCCTTTTGGCATGTAATCAAAGACAAGAAGCTTCTCTCCTTTTGGACCCAAATAATAAGCTCTGAGTGCTAAGAGATTTGGGTGTCTGATTTTGCCAAGTGAAGCAACCTCAGCCTCAAACTCCTTGGGCCCTTTTGTACTCTTCTCCCTCAACCTCTTCACAGCAACTTGGTTACCANNNNNNNNNNNNNNNNNNNNNNNNNNNNNNNNNNNNNNNNNNNNNNNNNNNNNNNNNNNNNNNNNNNNNNNNNNNNNNNNNNNNNNNNNNNNNNNNNNNNNNNNNNNNNNNNNNNNNNNNNNNNNNNNNNNNNNNNNNNNNNNNNNNNNNNNNNNNNNNNNNNNNNNNNNNNNNNNNNNNNNNNNNNNNNNNNNNNNNNNNNNNNNNNNNNNNNNNNNNNNNNNNNNNNNNNNNNNNNNNNNNNCACACAAAAGATCATCAGCAGTGAACACAAATGGACCATCAAAGTGAACAAGTTTTCCACCAGCTTCTCCTCCTGACTCAACTTCACCACCAGCACCACCTTTTTCAACACTCCTTGCAGATGCTGAAGCCTTGGATGTTGCCTTTGCACCCTTTCTACTTGAAGCAGCCCTTTTCCTGATCAAACAACATAGCAAAAAGCAGCACAGGAGTAACAGAATCAACAGGAGAATACCTGCTACAATGAGGATTATGTCCTTGGTACTTAGCTTTCTGTGATGATGTGGCTTTGGAGAAGGGTTTGGTGTTTGGACTGGAAGATTTGAAGGTGGAGGTGAAGTGCATGGTTTTGATAGGTAACCACATAGTTCTAGATTCCCAACAAAGGAGCTAGAGTTGAATCTTTTGGTGAGGAGTGAAGGGACATGACCAGAGAGATTGTTGTAAGATACATTGAATGAAGTGAGATTTGCTAGTTTGGTGAGTGAGTCTGGAATTTCTCCAATGAATTTGTTCCCAGACACATCAATTTGTCTAATGCCAGAGATATTCCCTATTGTTGGTGGGATTTGGCCATTAAACTTATTGTTCTTGAGGTTAAGCATTGAAAGATTGTGCAACCTGTCCAAATTATCAGGGATATGACTCTCAAGTTTATTACCCTCTAAATTCAATGAAACAAGAGAAGAAAGGTTGGAGAAGCTAGCAGGGAAGCTTCCATTGATGGCATTGTGTGAAAGATCAAGATTTTGAAGCCTTGAAAGTGCACTTAGCTCACTTGGAATAGAGCCTCCAATATGGTTATGACTCAAAGAAACATTTTCAAGCAAAACCATGTTACTCAGAGAAACAGGAATGGAACCAGAAATGAGGTTGTGATCAAGGGTNNNNNNNNNNNNNNNNNNNNGAATCTGGTATAGAACCAGATAGATTGTTGTGTTGGAGAGCAAGAATAGTAAGGGATTGAGACATGGTGAAACTCCTAGGAATGGAACCAGTAAGTGAGTTGAAGCTCAAATTGATCCTGAATATCCTACTTGAATTTACCAAACTAGCAGGGATGTTACCAGTGAGTGAGTTATTGCTAACATCAAAAGACTGAAGCATTGGACAACTACCAATAGAAGGAGGAATAGAACCTGAAAGCTTGTTATTGAAGAGATAAACACCTCTAAGATTTGGAAGGAATCCTAAAGAAAAAGGGACAGAACCAGCAAGAACATTGTCATGGAGACTCAGCTTCCGGAGTGCTTGAAGCTGACCAATTTTCTCTGAGATTCTTCCGCCTAAACCCCTCCATGGAAGCTGAATTGCAATGACTTCACCATTGACACACTTGATACCTGCCCAACcaccagaacaagcaccaatacCACTGTCATTCCAGCTCCTCAGAACCCCTTTGAGGTCAATGAACTCATGCTTGATGGCCGTTAAGGCCTGGTAATCTGATTGTGTCACAATCACTCCATCATACAGGTGGCATGCAACAGGTTCAATGGTAGAAGCCAAAACATGAATGAACATGAAAATGGCCAAAAAGATTGAATCTTTACTACTACCCTTAACGTGGAAACCATTGACATGCCAACTATTGGTTTCCATGAACAAAAGAAACAATCTATGTTGGTTTCTTTTTTGTGTCTATAAACAAAAATTCTCACTTTCTGAGACCAAGTTCAGagtagtagctagtttagtattacaatggaagaagaagaaagaaagcaatgtAGAGGGGTGAAGGAAGAGCAAAGTGAGAGGGTGTGTTAAAAGGAGATGGAGTACGGTTTCTGATGAATGCATGTGATTGAAGAAAAGATGGGGGGTGGGGTTATTGTTATCGATTCCTGTGGTAGAATGAGTCAAAGGGTAcacattattttttctttcttctgtgATTTGCTAACGGCTAGTTTTACTGGTTATATTATATGGTTGTTTACATTATTAACATTAAcatcattgttattattattaatatcatATATCTGAATTTTTCAGATACAAATAACGGGTTGGGTTGGGACCTGGAGAGACCAATGTAGCAGAAGAGAGTTAAGGTTTGGTTTGGTGACTCCCAACGGCTACATTTCATTGGATTTGGTTTTGGATGGATTATGTGATCCTCAAAACGATGGGGCCACTTTGCCACGTTTTGATCAGTGTGATCATCATTAATAACTTGGTATAGGAAAAATGTGTCACCTATCAATTTCGGACCTTCGGATGCAACATCCATCAACACTCATTTCAGTGTGTCTTTTTTTAattgtcttaataaaaaaaaaattttttagacatatttaattttatttaaatatcataataattaataatataatttattaaaataaaaaatattttaaatatttttaacaatttaaaaaatattaaaaattatttaaaaattatttatattttatatttaataaaatattaaaatatcattgtaatttatctaaaaaatactttatattatatatatatgtcgTATCCCGGtattttataagattttaaaatttgtgtgtcCGTGTATCCCGTGTCGTATCGTGTCGTATCTCGTATCCGTATCCGTATCCGTATCTgtgtgtccgtgcatcatagtaTGTCACGTAGGCTAAACTAGTTAATTACCGGATTTGCCcggttttcttctttttatctaaATCTTAAAGAACATATTAgctaaataagttattttataattaagtttaatttagttttttatgtattttttcttttttttttaaattgattcttattgtatcaataaattataagaataatttagtaaaatttaattaataaaatgtcTTAATCATGTAATATCAGTAAAATACTAATACAAATATACAATTCCATcatattaaaatttgaaagaaaaagtTTGGAAAAGTAAGTGTTGATTTCAAGTAATCTTCTAGTGTCTCTAATTTGAGCTAttgaatattaaaaaaataaaaatagaaataaaaaagcaATATCCGGTCTAAAAGCTAGTACTTGAAATAAATTAGTCAAACTTAATAATAAATATGTACAAAAGATAAAAGTATATTTAATAGCAACTATATTaggtatatataaaaaaatgttatttatatattagaatataaaatatattttaaaaataaattatataatatatttatatataaatatatcatGATTAATTTGATAGATGATTTTCTGTATAGACATAACatgtttaaaataaaattgatgtAACTTTAAGCAACTAGATATATATCTTAAAGATTTTAGCAcacattttagttttaattgttAAACAACAGTAACACCCTTAATATTGTTTATAATGTAATGTGGTAAGGCTCATTAAATAAAAATGTAGCTAACGACGATAAAAGATGCGCTCCTAATTATATTAGACATATGTTAGTGTAGGACAATTTTatcaaaagtaatttttttatttgcgaGATGAATGATTTGTATTAttccaaaaaaaacaaaaataaaattcatcTTTAATGAGATGCATGGAGTTGAGGGAGGCATCATTATACATGAACTGTAAATGGGGCACCAATGCCCAGCAGAACCTTTGAAAAATCATGATGTTAGGAAGAACTAAGTTATCATCCTGATAATATTTCGTTGTCATAGTCGCAAGTTACAACGAAACTCTGGTGAATAATTGTACTTATGTTTTTCAACATTTTAGACCAACATGATGAATAAGTGAGCACCAAGAAACCGTTGTTTTCCTTGATAAAAAGAGTTCAACGGGAGTATGTGACTGAAAGCTGACCCCATTTtatagaaacaaaattaaatccCAAATTTTAGTACAGATTTATTTTAAGTACAAAAATAAAATACCGATTCTATATATGACCTCTCCATAaaaaaacatgaagaaaaaaaattggtgGCATTAATAGGTGAGGTCACGCAATTGTGATCTAGATTTTAAGGTCCATAAACAACAAAAATGATGGTGATATAAGGAAAAGATATCAGGTATACAGTAACACTTATAACCAGCACCAAGTATAACGTTTTCATTTCTAATCTATTTGTATTAGTGTCAAAATTAAATTCAGGATCCTATTCTCTTTAGAGTAGATTACCAAACTCGGGAATCCAAGAGCAAAGACTATCATAAATAATTGCAACTTTTAGGGAGGAGGAGTGCAGGAAATGATTCATATCTTTTTTGCGATAATTTAAAACGTATAAATCGAAAGAAATAAGAGgatattttagaataaaaataaaaggataaaaaaaattattaacatgTCTAGTTTTAGTTATCAGAGTAAaatgtgaaaattttttttgttgttgataGTAACAcaaaaataacaaggaaatataTTATTGCTTGGTAAGTTAATAGATGATTACGGTTACGTATTGGTTTTTTGttgcttctttatttttttgtttcactTATGTATTGAGCTCTttcgtttcaaaaaaaaaaatgaggaaTAACCTGTAAAATAATACTCAGTAAAAATTGATAATagactaattttttaaaattaaaaagtcttAAGAAAGTGGGAACGGGTTCGAGTTTAGAAGAGGAAGGGAAACTAAGGATGTTAGATGTCTCTTTAAAGTTTAAAccataaagttttttttttcttttactttgataaatatataatgaataaattaaaatagaaaatttgaATACATAtttgcttttgaaaaaaaaattattaaaactctaaaatttagaaaattaaagAGATGGTTTAGGACTCCTAGATATTCTTCCATCCTACCCATGCAACAAACAGCAATATCTACCTCGCACATACAATTCACTGAACATGCTAGATTTTTTCTAACTGGAAGTAGCAAGTTTGATGCTGATCAATTACCAACTTAACATGAACCCAAATCATAAAAAAGGCCTAATCAACTATGAAACTCATGCAAATTTTTCGGACTTAAGCCCAGTTCTTCAATCTTGTAACGTTTTGTTGCCAATGAAGAGCTTAATATGAATTCGGTGTGTCAACTCATCCAACATTAACCGTTAGATTGAATTTCAATGGACTCCAAGTTCCATATGATTATTTCTAATGAAGAAACCACATTATCACTTTGATTCCTTAGCAAGACCTTATGAATAGCTAGAAGCTAGAGCATCATAAACAAACGATGCAGATTCAGATAGAATCAGATTGCAACTTTGCTTCAAACGATGCAGATTCAAATAGAATCAGATTGCACCTTTGCttcaaattaaaacaattagaaaTGTAATATGACATCCATTAATTATCAAACTGAAGGTTCAATCTCCTAAACTTGGGACATTTACGGAGCACCGATTTCACCGATGCGTATCTTGGATTAAATCCTAAGCAGCATAGAAGTACACGCGTCGTTCAATGAACAACGCACCGACAATGGTGGATAATAAGATCAAATCAGAAATACACACGAGGCAAAATTGCACCGAAATCAAAATAACACTAGATCGGTCAATCCGTGATGCAGTTTAGTTCAATGAAATGACAAACTTATAGAACAAAACCTGATTCATGAGATCCATCAAATTACATTTGCtattcaaatttcacctttatgtATAATCAAACTTCTCAAAGAATACAGAtcaagtattttattttatttttcctaaaAGAAGAATTCCTGCTACAATTTCACTTCAAGATTTCCAAGAATCAATGAATCAGCTTAACAAAATTCATAGATCCAACGAAATTAATGGCGAATaggcaaaaattaaacaaaagatCCATACATATTTAAGCATATTCACCCTATTGTATTCAAATCTGTCAATTAATACACATCAaagtaatttgaaaaaaaaattaaaaacaaaaaattgaatcATATTTTTCCTCAGCACCGATTTAGCTTCCAGATCTCCGAATCTCTACGGATCAGAAATCAAGCTACACATACCATTACCGTGTTCAAACGCGGGAAGGCACGGCGGAGGTGGCGGAAGCGACGGCGGCGTTGGCGGCTGCGCCGCGAAGGAATGAGAGGAAACCGGTGGCCTGCGACGGCTCCTGCTCGTCAAGGAACAGATCCTCTGGTTGACGGAACGCACCGTGGAGGCACACGACGGTGACGCCGACCATGAGCGCGGAGATGATGACAGATCCAACACTAGTGAGGAACACAGAGAAGACAGTTAATGCAGAGAGCATCGCGAGCGTCTCGAAGTCCGAGAAAGTGCGTCCGAAGAGCACAACGGGTTGATCGGAGGGGCGGAAGAGGTAGAGGAAGGTCCATGCGGCGAGGAGGCCGACGAGGACGACGAGTGAGAATGGATTCGTGAGGAGCGAGACAGCGAGAATCACCGCCACGACGGCATAGTAGTTGACGCGAAAGTACGAGTAGTTCTTGCGGACACGGACGGTGGCATCGGAAAATGACTCCGGCTTGGAGAAGGCGGTGCGATCCACGAGCTCCGCCCACGGACGGCGTTGGTCGAGGCCGTGGCGGAGGGAGTCGGTGAGGCGGCCGATGAAGGAGCGGAGAGCGGCGGTGGAGGAGGCGGACTCCGGTCCGGAAACCGCCGAGGCGACTGTCGGCGCGGTGGTTGTTTGAGTGGATAATTGGTGGCTGGAGATTGGGAGGACGGGAGGGGCGGTGGACGACATCGTTGTGGGGTTTGTTGTAACCGTTTAGAGTGAGAAAGGGGAGGAAtcggtttttagagagagaatggTTATTGGAATTTTGCGAGAGAAACAGGGTTTTGGAGATAAATATAAGAAAAATGTGAAGAGGGGTTAATAGAGTTTTAACTTTGCTTAATGGTTACGGTTCGGAATGCACCAACGAGGAGAAAACGCAGTGTCGTTTATGGGAAGGGTTCAAGTCAAAATAATTGCGTTTTGCTCCTTCTTTTCGTCGTCACCCTCGTGTGGTCACCAACGCGTTTTCTTATAGaggtgttttattttattctgggattttttttttcatttatttattttgggaTGTTTAATTCGAGTGATTACCGGATTACTTAATTTTTGGGTGAGTATGAGAATGGGAAAGGAAAGAGCCAGGTAATGGGATCGGTGGTCGTTTATAGAAGTTTCAATATTAAGGTTTGAATCAGTGGTCACAAATGCTGCTATTAATTTATTTTGGGTATAATTTAGACCTTAATTAGCTTACAAGACATGAAGCGAAATGGCgaacaaaaaatttagaaattaaTTAACACGCTTTAAACTCTATCCCTGTCATGAGTCGCGTCTTGATTCTTAATTAATAAATGTATTAAAAAAAAAGCTCCAAGTNNNNNNNNNNNNNNNNNNNNNNNNNNNNNNNNNNNNNNNNNNNNNNNNNNNNNNNNNNNNNNNNNNNNNNNNNNNNNNNNNNNNNNNNNNNNNNNNNNNNNNNNNNNNNNNNNNNNNNNNNNNNNNNNNNNNNNNNNNNNNNNNNNNNNNNNNNNNNNNNNNNNttaaaattaacaaaatattttttccaaaaacaTATACGGTCAAtagggctgcacatggatcggataatatccgcatatccgcggtaattatccgcatccgatccgaattttgggatattatccgATCTGCAGAGCcatcagatcggatcggatctgaTCTGCACTATGGTCGGATTGGGTTACAGATTCGACAGTGATATCCGCGGATTCGATCCgcaaatccgcatatccgcacatcacatataaatagcatagtttaagaaagtaaaccctaatgtgatatgaatttgtgtgttattttatgaattttatgatattttgtttttaattttttatgttgtacttcaacttagaataattaaacttaaatcttgtgttattattttgtttttgttattcaagagaactattattgataatattttatgagtaaataggcttaaacagataaaaaataaattttttggatatttttttgtaaaaacagccaaatagaatcttaaaatggttttttttttaattatgcggatatacctgatatccgatccgatccaaccTAAAAAAATGCGGATATCGTATCCGATCTACTCCAATAAGTGCAATGCGAATCGGATAGAATTTTAggctatatccgatccgatcaTATCCGTGTGCAGCCCTAACGGTCAATAGTTTTTCCATTGATGCAGGGTGGAGCCCAACAAAAGGCAGTCATATCAAATGAAAAGCCCAAATTGCACTTTATACAATTAATGTTAATATAAATATGAATCAATTTAGTTTGGATAAATGATTAACTCATCCATCCGCTTAAGTGTCGAGAGTTTTAAATTTTACTGtatatatgtaataatttattggCCAGTAATAATTTTTAAATGAAGCTTAAATGCACAATAAATTAGTTCTTTATCTGTCGGATTAGAAGAtacaataaaatacaaaaaaaaaggttAATCTAAATATATGAAATGTTGTGTAAGTGTGTAATGTTGTAATATCTAAAATTAGTTGTGAAGTCCATCATACCAAAAAAGATAAAACTAAACATATGACTTTGACTCCTTTAATTTTCCACTAGCGCTCGAGTTAAAGAATCAAGTTCTTTAAAATGAAAGGTTCATCGCTCTTAAATTAAGATAATAGAGTTAACATATAATAAGAGTAGTTAAACGACAATAAATTCTACACCAAACCGAAAAGAGAAGGGTATAAGAATAAACTCGGTATGGTGATAAACCCAAGGTTCTCATGAGTCATGACCAAGAAAATAAAATCTTGACTCTAAAGTAAAAATATTCAAAGCATAGTGGAAAACTGATTCCATACATGATTTAGGTACCAACAAAGTGAGACAACATTCATGCTCAAGAAGAAAATGTGAATACAAAAGTTTGTTCTTAGCAGCGAAATTGGGGCAACATCACTTGTTGCAACTGG from Arachis ipaensis cultivar K30076 chromosome B02, Araip1.1, whole genome shotgun sequence harbors:
- the LOC107625805 gene encoding probably inactive leucine-rich repeat receptor-like protein kinase IMK2 (The sequence of the model RefSeq protein was modified relative to this genomic sequence to represent the inferred CDS: added 61 bases not found in genome assembly); amino-acid sequence: METNSWHVNGFHVKGSSKDSIFLAIFMFIHVLASTIEPVACHLYDGVIVTQSDYQALTAIKHEFIDLKGVLRSWNDSGIGACSGGWAGIKCVNGEVIAIQLPWRGLGGRISEKIGQLQALRKLSLHDNVLAGSVPFSLGFLPNLRGVYLFNNKLSGSIPPSIGSCPMLQSFDVSNNSLTGNIPASLVNSSRIFRINLSFNSLTGSIPRSFTMSQSLTILALQHNNLSGSIPSELSALSRLQNLDLSHNAINGSFPASFSNLSSLVSLNLEGNKLESHIPDNLDRLHNLSMLNLKNNKFNGQIPPTIGNISGIRQIDVSGNKFIGEIPDSLTKLANLTSFNVSYNNLSGHVPSLLTKRFNSSSFVGNLELCGYLSKPCTSPPPSNLPVQTPNPSPKPHHHRKLSTKDIILIVAGILLLILLLLCCFLLCCLIRKRAASSRKGAKATSKASASARSVEKGGAGGEVESGGEAGGKLVHFDGPFVFTADDLLCATAEIMGKSAYGTAYKATLEDGNQVAVKRLREKSTKGPKEFEAEVASLGKIRHPNLLALRAYYLGPKGEKLLVFDYMPKGSLASFLHARGPEIVIDWPTRMKIAIGVTRGLSYLHNQESIVHGNLTSGNILLDEQTNAHITDFGLSRLMTTSANTNIIATAGSLGYNAPEISKTKKPNMKSDVYSLGVIILELLTGKPPGEPTNGMDLPQWVASIVKEEWTNEVFDLELMTDAPAIGDELLNTLKLALHCVDPSPAARPEAQQVLQQLEEIKPDLAAGDDDDDGTLKTAE
- the LOC107625806 gene encoding PRA1 family protein B4 — its product is MSSTAPPVLPISSHQLSTQTTTAPTVASAVSGPESASSTAALRSFIGRLTDSLRHGLDQRRPWAELVDRTAFSKPESFSDATVRVRKNYSYFRVNYYAVVAVILAVSLLTNPFSLVVLVGLLAAWTFLYLFRPSDQPVVLFGRTFSDFETLAMLSALTVFSVFLTSVGSVIISALMVGVTVVCLHGAFRQPEDLFLDEQEPSQATGFLSFLRGAAANAAVASATSAVPSRV